The following coding sequences are from one Luteolibacter yonseiensis window:
- a CDS encoding PH domain-containing protein: MGIINALFGIASQIHPAELEAEFSPILIDGEQINGAFKVVRDVVVFTQYRLILTDKQGMTGKKVEYHSIPYKSITQFSVETAGHFDLDSELRIWVSGYPSVIKKEFKKGTDIIGIQKLLASHLLR; the protein is encoded by the coding sequence ATGGGAATCATCAACGCACTTTTCGGGATCGCCTCGCAAATCCATCCGGCGGAACTTGAAGCGGAATTCTCGCCGATTCTCATTGATGGCGAGCAGATCAACGGAGCCTTCAAGGTGGTCAGGGATGTGGTTGTCTTCACCCAATACCGGCTGATCCTCACGGACAAACAGGGAATGACCGGAAAAAAGGTGGAATACCATTCGATCCCCTACAAATCGATCACCCAGTTCTCGGTGGAGACGGCGGGCCATTTTGATCTCGATTCGGAATTGAGGATCTGGGTTTCGGGCTATCCGTCGGTCATCAAAAAAGAGTTCAAAAAAGGCACGGACATCATCGGGATTCAAAAATTGCTCGCGTCCCATCTCCTGCGCTAG
- a CDS encoding dipeptidase, whose amino-acid sequence MTPELENLFSFLRFPSISTDSNHAADVRACAEWLVAKLTGMGLATQLHETPKHPVVVARNEHVAGRRTVLIYGHYDVQPVDPLDLWTTAPFEPVIRDGRIWARGSTDNKGQMMAHVLGVEKTLRENQGLPVNLIFLFEGEEEIGSPNLASFLLHHCDELKCDVIAISDTGMVAPGVPTLGYGLRGIACCEVILRGPKGDLHSGLFGGAVANPATAMARLISSLHALDGRVAIKGFYDRVRPLEAWEHEMWKNLPGVSDGDFLSVTGSPGLFGEPGYTSAERTWARPTAEVNGIGGGYQGEGSKTVLPAEAFAKLSFRLVPDQSPKEIMEQVQSHLEWHCPPGVEVEVRVGHDGKPYATDPNSKYGLAAQAALKASFNAEPVLIREGGSIPIVQTFRDILGSDTLLLGLALSDAQIHAPNENFPVENFEAGIRLNQALLKELAL is encoded by the coding sequence GTGACTCCCGAACTTGAAAATCTCTTTTCGTTCCTGCGATTTCCCAGCATTTCCACGGACTCGAACCATGCCGCCGACGTCAGGGCCTGTGCGGAATGGTTGGTCGCGAAACTGACAGGCATGGGCCTCGCCACCCAGCTTCACGAAACTCCGAAGCATCCCGTGGTAGTCGCGAGAAACGAGCATGTCGCGGGACGTAGGACGGTGCTCATTTACGGACATTATGACGTGCAACCGGTTGATCCTCTGGATCTGTGGACGACGGCGCCGTTTGAGCCGGTCATCCGCGACGGAAGGATCTGGGCACGTGGCTCGACAGACAACAAGGGGCAGATGATGGCCCATGTTCTGGGGGTCGAGAAAACCCTCCGTGAAAACCAAGGGTTGCCGGTGAATCTGATTTTCCTTTTCGAAGGGGAGGAAGAGATCGGTAGTCCGAACCTCGCGTCTTTCCTATTGCACCACTGCGATGAGCTGAAGTGCGATGTCATCGCTATTTCCGATACCGGAATGGTGGCACCCGGTGTGCCCACGCTCGGCTACGGGCTGCGCGGCATCGCCTGCTGCGAGGTCATTCTGCGCGGCCCCAAGGGAGATCTCCACTCCGGCCTCTTCGGTGGTGCCGTGGCGAATCCGGCCACCGCCATGGCACGGTTGATCTCCAGCCTGCACGCGCTTGACGGCCGTGTCGCGATCAAGGGATTTTACGATCGGGTGAGACCGCTGGAAGCTTGGGAGCACGAGATGTGGAAGAATCTTCCGGGTGTCAGCGATGGGGATTTCCTTTCGGTGACCGGTTCTCCCGGCCTCTTCGGCGAGCCGGGCTACACCTCCGCCGAACGCACCTGGGCACGCCCCACCGCGGAGGTGAACGGCATCGGTGGTGGATATCAGGGAGAAGGTTCGAAGACCGTCCTGCCTGCGGAAGCTTTCGCGAAACTTTCATTCCGCCTCGTGCCCGACCAAAGTCCGAAGGAGATCATGGAACAGGTCCAGAGCCACCTGGAATGGCATTGCCCTCCGGGGGTGGAGGTGGAGGTCCGCGTCGGCCACGATGGCAAACCCTACGCGACCGATCCGAATTCGAAGTACGGCCTCGCCGCGCAGGCCGCGCTGAAGGCGTCCTTCAACGCCGAGCCTGTCCTGATCCGGGAAGGCGGCAGCATTCCGATCGTGCAGACCTTCCGCGACATCCTTGGTTCGGATACGCTGCTGTTGGGACTGGCGCTCTCCGACGCCCAGATCCATGCGCCGAACGAAAACTTCCCGGTCGAAAACTTCGAGGCGGGAATCCGTCTGAACCAGGCTCTGCTGAAAGAACTGGCCCTTTGA
- a CDS encoding glutamine--tRNA ligase/YqeY domain fusion protein, with protein sequence MSDPSPKLDFIREIIADDLATGKHATTITRFPPEPNGYLHIGHAKSICLNFGIGQENAATGAKCHLRFDDTNPEKEETEYVESIKADVKWLGFDWGGDLYFASNYFDFFHDCAVHLIKEGKAYVEQQSAEEMRASRGNVNTPGTPSPGRSRGVEENLDLFARMKAGEFKEGEAVLRAKIDLTSSNMNMRDPVLYRIMHAHHHNTGDSWCIYPMYDFAHPLEDALENITHSLCTLEFENHRPLYDWFIENCPVPSKPRQIEFARLNLTYTVMSKRKLLQLVQEDHVSGWNDPRLPTISGLRRRGYPPEAVVHFCKRVGITKFNGTTDVALLEFDIRDFLNHSAPRRMAVLDPVKVVLENWSAEPLATVEVPNHPQNPEMGNRDISISKEIWIEREDFMEVPEKKFFRLGPDRYVRLKGGHIIRCTGFEKDAAGEISLIRAEILPGTVGADSPEGVVCKAAIHWVDVATGTDAEVRIYDRLFTEENPDDAEGGFLSVINPDSLKTVTAKIEPALATVEPGFSCQFDRIGYFVADSVDHQPGITPVFNRTVALKDSWVKKGGR encoded by the coding sequence ATGTCTGATCCATCTCCCAAGCTCGACTTCATCCGCGAGATCATCGCGGATGACCTTGCCACCGGCAAACACGCCACGACCATCACCCGCTTTCCGCCGGAGCCGAACGGCTACCTCCACATCGGCCATGCGAAGTCGATCTGCCTGAACTTCGGCATCGGCCAGGAGAACGCCGCCACCGGAGCGAAATGCCACCTGCGCTTCGACGACACGAACCCGGAGAAGGAGGAAACCGAGTATGTGGAGAGCATCAAGGCGGACGTGAAATGGCTCGGCTTCGACTGGGGGGGCGACCTCTATTTCGCCAGCAACTACTTCGATTTTTTCCACGATTGTGCCGTCCACCTCATCAAGGAAGGCAAGGCCTACGTCGAACAACAATCGGCGGAGGAAATGCGTGCCAGCCGGGGAAATGTGAACACACCCGGAACTCCATCGCCAGGTCGTTCGCGAGGCGTGGAGGAAAACCTCGATCTGTTCGCCCGCATGAAGGCCGGGGAATTCAAGGAGGGCGAGGCGGTGTTGCGTGCGAAGATCGATCTGACATCGTCCAACATGAACATGCGCGATCCGGTGCTCTACCGCATCATGCACGCGCACCATCACAACACCGGCGACTCATGGTGCATCTACCCGATGTATGATTTCGCGCATCCGCTGGAAGACGCGTTGGAAAACATCACGCACTCGCTCTGCACGTTGGAGTTTGAAAACCATCGCCCGCTTTACGACTGGTTCATCGAGAACTGCCCCGTCCCGAGCAAGCCGCGCCAGATCGAGTTCGCCCGCCTGAACCTCACCTACACCGTGATGAGCAAGCGCAAGCTGCTCCAACTCGTGCAGGAAGACCACGTCAGCGGTTGGAACGATCCACGCCTGCCCACCATCTCCGGCCTGCGCCGCCGTGGTTATCCGCCGGAGGCCGTTGTACATTTCTGCAAACGCGTCGGCATCACCAAATTCAACGGCACCACCGATGTCGCCCTTTTGGAATTCGACATCCGGGATTTCCTCAACCACTCCGCGCCACGCCGCATGGCGGTGCTGGACCCGGTGAAGGTGGTGCTGGAAAACTGGTCCGCCGAGCCGCTCGCCACCGTGGAGGTGCCGAACCATCCGCAGAATCCGGAGATGGGAAATCGCGACATTTCCATTTCCAAAGAAATCTGGATCGAGCGCGAGGACTTCATGGAAGTTCCCGAGAAGAAATTCTTCCGCCTCGGCCCGGACCGCTACGTCCGTCTCAAGGGCGGACACATCATCCGCTGCACGGGATTTGAAAAAGACGCCGCCGGTGAAATCTCGCTCATCCGTGCGGAGATCCTCCCCGGCACCGTCGGCGCGGATTCCCCTGAAGGTGTCGTCTGCAAGGCCGCGATCCATTGGGTGGATGTCGCCACGGGCACCGATGCAGAGGTCCGCATCTACGACCGCCTCTTCACCGAGGAGAATCCCGACGATGCGGAAGGCGGCTTCCTCAGCGTCATCAACCCGGACTCTCTGAAAACGGTGACAGCGAAAATCGAGCCCGCGCTCGCCACGGTGGAGCCCGGCTTCAGCTGCCAGTTCGACCGCATCGGCTACTTCGTCGCCGATTCCGTCGACCACCAACCCGGCATCACTCCTGTCTTCAACCGCACCGTCGCGCTGAAAGACTCCTGGGTGAAAAAGGGCGGGAGATAA
- a CDS encoding nucleoid-associated protein: protein MSAKIRFTSATATGLVLAKVGHPQRDEPLQTSKEVFKIEEKDQEALSAIFLKPFKNLTAHRFSHHASLEQHEMNAYASAIFASDDGLLEKGCEIAKRLYAKSNHPNIKSGDLCISLIKDIDVDGQLTQGLCILKSESVVPFLSISTRDGDLELHTEQGINPEKIDKGCLIINHLAAKGYYVLTFDRSGTDSRFWVRDFLGVVPITDSPFLTNKYANMAVAFMEKEKKENPKASAPDDDAPPWDTSNAARDAITYFEEKEKFSLQEFEEQVLKTPEAKAKFAEHRSKVEEEQGHRLEDTFEISKKDVTKAKNKIKTVMKLDTGAEVRLKPALAAKPDAVLEHGFDEGRKMKFIKIYFNEDLAE, encoded by the coding sequence ATGTCCGCCAAGATTCGTTTCACCTCCGCCACCGCCACCGGGCTGGTGCTTGCAAAAGTCGGTCACCCTCAGCGTGACGAGCCGCTTCAGACCTCCAAGGAGGTTTTCAAGATCGAGGAAAAGGATCAGGAAGCCCTTTCCGCCATCTTCCTCAAGCCGTTCAAAAATCTCACCGCCCACCGTTTCAGCCACCACGCGTCGCTTGAGCAGCACGAGATGAACGCCTACGCGTCCGCCATCTTCGCCTCGGACGACGGGTTGCTGGAAAAGGGCTGTGAAATCGCCAAGCGCCTCTACGCGAAGTCGAACCACCCGAACATCAAGTCCGGCGATCTTTGCATCTCGCTCATCAAGGACATCGATGTCGATGGCCAGCTCACCCAGGGCCTGTGCATTCTGAAATCAGAGAGCGTGGTGCCGTTCCTCAGCATCTCCACCCGTGACGGCGATCTGGAACTGCACACCGAACAAGGCATCAATCCCGAGAAAATCGACAAGGGCTGCCTCATCATCAACCATCTGGCGGCCAAGGGATATTATGTGCTGACCTTCGACCGCAGCGGCACCGATTCACGCTTCTGGGTGCGCGATTTCCTCGGGGTCGTCCCCATCACCGACAGTCCGTTCCTCACGAACAAATACGCGAACATGGCCGTCGCCTTCATGGAGAAGGAAAAGAAGGAAAACCCGAAGGCCTCGGCACCCGATGATGATGCTCCGCCGTGGGACACCTCGAACGCCGCGCGCGATGCGATCACCTACTTCGAGGAGAAGGAGAAATTCAGCCTCCAGGAATTCGAGGAGCAGGTACTCAAGACACCAGAAGCCAAGGCGAAATTCGCCGAGCACCGCAGCAAGGTCGAAGAGGAGCAGGGACACCGCCTCGAGGATACTTTCGAGATTTCCAAGAAAGATGTCACCAAGGCGAAGAACAAGATCAAGACCGTGATGAAACTCGACACCGGAGCGGAGGTCCGCCTCAAGCCCGCGCTCGCCGCCAAGCCGGACGCCGTTCTCGAGCACGGCTTCGACGAAGGCAGGAAGATGAAGTTCATCAAGATCTACTTCAACGAAGATCTGGCGGAGTGA
- a CDS encoding SpoIIE family protein phosphatase, with the protein MNDNPDPSQERNRVKLERLELALKASNEGIWDWHTDEREIFYSRRILEFLECGKDRAPNLFIPPFDHIFQEDHPAFERAVANALLDAGPDTLAMDARVLTGGGDWRWLRIRGTVVRNREGKAVRIAGSMINISRRKAAEAQVEEERFLLRQLIDHVPLQLYFKDTESKFTMANQRMAEWMGFEKGSDLTGKHDRDFFETDHWKPAEEDEKRIIRTGEAIIDQLEHETWHEGDETWVITSKFPWRDRLGQIKGTFGVSSDVTKLVKAQREATDLAGQLQVKNEAYEEELLLAREIQQALAGEGFPKATGTNRSHLDFSARYIPISGLAGDFFEVMKVNDDCFGVLICDVMGHGVRSALIVAMLRGLLEKQRAQASDPGLFLQGLNDGLAAILQRAGTTMFATAFFGVVDLAAGTFKYACAGHPGPIVSGKNGVRQIACERSHKGPGLGLIRGIGYPTNEISLSEIDRMVLFTDGVLEAENQSGEPFFEKRLMEIVDRKSDSSLENTLDGILSSVLAFSDGQHFDDDVCLLGIEVTRGGTSALTT; encoded by the coding sequence ATGAACGACAATCCGGATCCATCCCAGGAGAGAAACCGAGTGAAGCTGGAGCGCCTGGAGCTCGCCTTGAAGGCATCGAACGAAGGCATCTGGGATTGGCATACGGATGAGCGGGAAATATTCTACTCCCGGCGCATCCTGGAATTCCTCGAATGCGGCAAGGATCGCGCGCCGAATCTCTTCATCCCGCCGTTCGACCATATTTTCCAGGAAGACCATCCCGCCTTCGAGCGGGCCGTGGCAAACGCGCTGCTGGATGCCGGGCCGGATACCCTGGCCATGGATGCACGTGTCCTCACGGGCGGCGGCGACTGGCGGTGGCTGCGCATCCGGGGCACCGTCGTGCGGAATCGCGAGGGCAAGGCGGTCCGCATCGCCGGTTCCATGATCAACATCAGCAGGCGCAAGGCGGCGGAGGCACAGGTGGAGGAAGAACGCTTCCTGCTGCGGCAGCTCATCGATCACGTGCCGCTCCAGCTTTATTTCAAGGACACGGAGTCCAAGTTCACCATGGCGAACCAGCGCATGGCCGAGTGGATGGGTTTTGAAAAGGGCTCGGATCTCACCGGAAAACACGATCGCGACTTCTTCGAGACCGACCACTGGAAACCCGCCGAGGAAGACGAGAAACGCATCATCCGGACCGGTGAGGCGATCATCGACCAGCTCGAACACGAAACCTGGCACGAAGGCGACGAGACGTGGGTCATCACCTCCAAGTTTCCATGGCGCGACCGTCTCGGGCAGATCAAGGGAACGTTCGGCGTTTCCAGTGACGTGACCAAGCTGGTCAAGGCCCAGCGCGAGGCGACCGACCTGGCCGGACAACTCCAGGTAAAGAACGAGGCTTACGAGGAAGAGCTCCTGCTCGCCCGCGAGATCCAACAGGCGCTCGCAGGCGAGGGATTCCCGAAAGCCACAGGTACCAATCGAAGCCATCTGGACTTCAGCGCGCGTTACATCCCCATCTCCGGCCTCGCGGGGGACTTCTTCGAGGTGATGAAGGTGAACGACGACTGCTTCGGCGTCCTGATCTGCGATGTGATGGGCCACGGCGTCCGCTCCGCGCTGATCGTGGCGATGCTGCGGGGTCTCCTGGAAAAACAACGTGCCCAGGCTTCCGACCCCGGACTCTTCCTTCAAGGTCTGAACGACGGCCTCGCCGCCATCCTCCAACGCGCGGGGACGACGATGTTCGCCACCGCGTTCTTCGGAGTGGTGGATCTCGCGGCAGGCACCTTCAAATACGCCTGCGCCGGGCATCCCGGGCCGATCGTATCCGGAAAAAACGGCGTGCGCCAGATCGCCTGCGAACGCTCGCACAAGGGCCCCGGACTCGGACTCATCAGGGGCATCGGCTACCCGACCAACGAGATCAGCCTTTCCGAAATCGACCGTATGGTTCTTTTCACGGACGGAGTCCTGGAAGCGGAGAATCAAAGCGGAGAACCGTTTTTCGAGAAACGGTTGATGGAAATCGTGGACAGGAAATCCGATTCTTCGCTGGAGAACACTTTGGACGGCATCCTCTCCAGCGTGCTCGCGTTTTCAGATGGCCAGCATTTCGACGACGACGTCTGCCTGTTGGGAATCGAAGTCACGCGCGGTGGAACGAGCGCCCTCACCACGTGA
- a CDS encoding squalene/phytoene synthase family protein, which produces MTDELGKQVLKGVSRSFYLSLRLLPGPMREAASLGYLLARTSDTLADTVTAPLELRVSCMDQFRRAVAEKTDAPRWPVTLLNAIPDPRERHLLECGGEIFQWLENLSEPEGDLVREVLATIISGQRLDMERFSRATGEHPVALADESALEDYTWRVAGCVGAFWTKLGFLTMGDRFSSTPANELLERGIRYGKALQLVNILRDVTEDLSHGRCYLPVGNPFDRVEVLEAHRRWLETAELWIGEGERYAESLHLRRLRAATILPALIARKTLPALREATWEALQGRIKIPRHGIYRSVIQAFLLPHVETDLQR; this is translated from the coding sequence GTGACTGATGAACTGGGAAAACAAGTGCTCAAGGGGGTGTCGCGCTCGTTCTACCTCAGCCTGCGGCTGTTGCCCGGACCCATGCGCGAGGCGGCCAGCCTCGGCTATCTGCTGGCCCGGACCAGCGACACCCTCGCCGACACCGTCACCGCCCCGCTGGAGTTGCGGGTTTCCTGCATGGATCAGTTCCGCCGTGCGGTGGCGGAGAAGACGGACGCACCACGCTGGCCGGTCACGTTGCTGAACGCCATTCCCGACCCGCGCGAGCGCCATCTTCTCGAATGCGGCGGCGAGATTTTCCAATGGCTGGAGAATCTGAGCGAACCGGAAGGTGATCTCGTGAGGGAGGTGCTGGCCACCATCATCAGCGGCCAGAGGCTGGATATGGAGCGTTTCTCCCGTGCCACCGGGGAGCATCCCGTCGCTTTGGCGGATGAATCCGCGCTGGAGGACTACACGTGGCGGGTGGCGGGTTGTGTCGGTGCGTTTTGGACAAAGCTGGGTTTCCTCACCATGGGCGACAGGTTTTCCAGCACCCCGGCAAATGAACTCCTGGAGAGGGGCATCCGCTATGGGAAAGCCCTGCAACTCGTCAATATCCTGCGTGACGTCACCGAAGATCTCTCCCATGGGCGCTGTTATCTGCCGGTCGGAAACCCGTTCGACCGTGTGGAGGTGTTGGAGGCCCACCGGCGATGGCTGGAGACGGCGGAGCTTTGGATAGGGGAGGGAGAACGCTATGCGGAGTCCCTGCATCTACGGCGGCTGCGCGCGGCGACCATCCTGCCAGCGCTCATCGCGCGAAAGACTTTGCCCGCGCTTCGTGAAGCGACCTGGGAGGCTCTGCAAGGCCGCATCAAGATTCCGCGCCATGGGATCTATCGTTCGGTGATCCAGGCTTTCCTGCTGCCTCACGTGGAGACTGATCTCCAACGTTGA
- a CDS encoding glycoside hydrolase family 16 protein, with translation MRPLILLACTALSAIASEDYKLVWSDEFDKAGPPDPAKWGFEKGMLRNNEKQFYTDRIRNARVEDGKLVIEAHKEVMEGGSFTSASLNSRGHGEWTCGRFEVKAKIPAARGTWPAIWMLPTDIGKVAWPKCGEIDIMEHVGYDPDIIHGTLHTEAYNHIKHTQRGEKINVPTATTEFHIYSAEWTPERIIISIDGKAYGTFEKKQSDTVDQWPFDKPFYLILNLAIGGDWGGQKGIDDAAFPQRMEVDYVRVYQQQKK, from the coding sequence ATGAGACCGCTGATACTTCTCGCCTGCACCGCGCTTTCCGCCATCGCTTCGGAGGACTACAAATTGGTTTGGTCCGATGAATTTGACAAGGCAGGGCCACCCGACCCGGCGAAATGGGGTTTTGAAAAGGGAATGCTGCGCAACAACGAAAAGCAGTTCTACACCGATCGCATTCGGAACGCCAGGGTGGAGGATGGCAAGCTGGTTATCGAGGCTCACAAGGAAGTGATGGAAGGAGGCTCTTTCACCTCCGCCAGCCTGAATTCGAGAGGACACGGTGAATGGACCTGCGGACGTTTCGAGGTGAAGGCGAAGATCCCCGCGGCCCGCGGCACCTGGCCGGCGATCTGGATGCTTCCAACCGACATCGGCAAGGTTGCCTGGCCGAAATGTGGCGAGATCGACATCATGGAACACGTCGGCTATGACCCGGACATCATCCACGGCACGCTGCACACCGAGGCATACAACCATATCAAGCACACCCAGCGCGGCGAAAAAATCAACGTTCCAACAGCGACCACGGAGTTCCACATTTATTCAGCCGAGTGGACCCCGGAACGGATCATCATCTCGATCGACGGCAAGGCATACGGAACTTTTGAAAAAAAGCAGTCCGACACGGTGGACCAGTGGCCCTTCGACAAGCCTTTCTATCTGATCCTCAACCTCGCGATCGGCGGTGATTGGGGTGGACAGAAAGGGATCGATGACGCGGCATTCCCCCAGCGCATGGAGGTGGACTATGTCCGCGTCTACCAGCAGCAGAAAAAGTGA
- a CDS encoding sugar phosphate isomerase/epimerase family protein — protein sequence MKRRHFLTSAAAFSAMPLLSGAEEAKPSKGRGNRIGVSSYSFWGFNREDLRPIDVCIEHAARMGFDGFEILQRQLVSTEPAELMKIKRRAFLLGLDLMGYSTHQGFLSPDKEKRKKNVDETISYLEQAYQMGIPTIRVNSGTWGTSKSFDELMANRGEEKPLEGHNEEDAYGWVIEAYQQLAKEAEKRGVVMGLENHWGLGRTVEGVKRVVEAVDSPWLRVTLDTGNFLENPYDRLAALAKDTVLLQTKTYFGGGVWYTLDLDYNRIAKIMRDAEYTGYVSLEFEGKEDPLTAIPKSLELLRGAFAG from the coding sequence ATGAAACGCCGCCATTTCCTCACGTCCGCCGCCGCATTTTCCGCCATGCCTTTGTTGTCAGGCGCGGAGGAAGCGAAACCATCCAAAGGACGGGGAAACCGGATCGGGGTGTCCTCCTATTCGTTCTGGGGATTCAACCGCGAGGACCTGCGGCCCATCGATGTCTGCATCGAACACGCGGCGCGCATGGGTTTCGACGGGTTTGAAATCCTCCAGCGGCAGTTGGTTTCCACCGAACCGGCCGAATTGATGAAAATCAAACGCCGGGCGTTTTTGCTGGGGCTGGACCTGATGGGATATTCGACGCACCAGGGCTTCCTTTCCCCGGACAAGGAGAAACGGAAAAAGAATGTGGATGAGACGATCTCTTATCTCGAGCAGGCGTACCAGATGGGAATACCGACGATCCGCGTGAACTCGGGCACGTGGGGGACCTCGAAATCCTTTGACGAGCTCATGGCGAACCGCGGCGAGGAAAAGCCGCTGGAAGGCCACAATGAGGAGGATGCCTATGGCTGGGTGATCGAAGCCTACCAGCAACTGGCGAAGGAAGCTGAAAAACGCGGGGTGGTGATGGGTCTGGAGAACCATTGGGGCCTGGGACGCACGGTGGAAGGCGTGAAGCGTGTGGTGGAAGCCGTGGATTCACCCTGGTTGCGGGTGACGCTGGACACCGGGAATTTCCTGGAAAACCCCTATGACCGGCTCGCCGCGCTTGCGAAGGACACCGTTCTCCTGCAGACGAAAACCTACTTCGGAGGCGGAGTCTGGTATACGCTGGATCTGGATTACAACCGCATCGCGAAGATCATGCGCGACGCGGAATACACGGGATATGTCTCGTTGGAATTCGAGGGGAAGGAAGATCCGTTGACGGCGATCCCGAAGAGTCTGGAATTGCTGCGGGGGGCGTTCGCCGGGTGA